One genomic segment of Pseudomonadota bacterium includes these proteins:
- a CDS encoding iron ABC transporter permease: MLLVLAAGIACLALVTGSTGIGVRAGVAALLGDMAEPARTVVMELRAPRLLSAFGIGALLAVAGVLLQALFRNPLADSYVLGVSGGSALGALLAMLVGGSLWIVQSSAAAGAMLTTFLVLALARGGATVRVLLTGVVVASACGALVTLVLVLADNGQLRGMMFWLAGDLGWAARPWTMAAAALLATGAVMLVARPLDVLATGDTSAQSLGLDLPRWRVVIVALAGLLTAGAVIQGGTIGFVGMVIPHLVRLAFGTALHRVVVPAAALAGGTLLAAADLVARTAAAPRQLPVGAIMALLGVPVFLVLLRRLEGPRL; encoded by the coding sequence TTGTTGCTTGTATTGGCCGCGGGTATCGCCTGTCTAGCACTCGTCACCGGCTCCACGGGAATCGGCGTGCGGGCGGGTGTAGCGGCGTTGCTCGGCGACATGGCCGAGCCCGCAAGGACTGTGGTCATGGAACTGCGCGCACCGCGGCTGTTGTCCGCCTTCGGCATCGGCGCGTTGCTCGCGGTCGCCGGCGTGCTGCTGCAGGCGTTGTTCCGCAATCCGCTCGCCGATTCCTACGTGCTGGGCGTCTCCGGTGGATCCGCGCTCGGCGCGCTGCTCGCGATGCTGGTGGGTGGATCGTTGTGGATCGTGCAGAGCTCGGCGGCCGCCGGCGCGATGCTGACTACGTTCCTGGTGCTGGCGCTGGCCCGCGGCGGCGCCACGGTCCGTGTGTTGTTGACCGGCGTCGTGGTCGCCAGCGCCTGCGGCGCATTGGTGACGCTGGTGCTGGTACTGGCCGACAACGGCCAGTTGCGCGGCATGATGTTCTGGCTGGCGGGCGATCTCGGCTGGGCTGCCCGCCCCTGGACCATGGCCGCCGCGGCCTTGTTAGCCACTGGCGCCGTGATGCTGGTCGCGCGCCCGCTCGACGTGCTCGCCACGGGTGACACCAGCGCGCAGAGCCTGGGCCTCGACCTGCCCCGCTGGCGCGTGGTGATCGTCGCGCTGGCCGGGTTGCTGACCGCCGGCGCGGTCATCCAGGGCGGCACGATCGGTTTCGTGGGGATGGTCATTCCGCACCTGGTGCGGCTCGCGTTCGGGACCGCGCTGCATCGCGTGGTGGTTCCGGCCGCCGCGCTCGCCGGCGGCACCTTGTTAGCCGCGGCGGATCTCGTGGCCCGCACGGCGGCGGCGCCGCGGCAATTGCCGGTCGGCGCGATCATGGCTTTGTTAGGCGTGCCGGTGTTCCTGGTGCTGCTGCGGCGGCTCGAAGGGCCGCGGCTCTAG